The following proteins are co-located in the Synechococcus sp. PROS-U-1 genome:
- the ruvA gene encoding Holliday junction branch migration protein RuvA: MIGWLQGRPMECWTQGNRSGVLLLCSGVGYEVHLTERHQQNLSADSDLNLWIHQVQREDGSSLYGFPLRQERDLFRLLISVSGVGPQAGLALMQECKPQELVEAISSGDLRRLCKAQGIGKRTAERLAVELRASIAAFAGVDPAPSLAEGISSEQMPESGAEVEATLAMLGYEDLEIRRAIRAIAEGSDGPPPSGDDQDAWLRICLQWLSRESA; the protein is encoded by the coding sequence ATGATCGGCTGGCTGCAAGGACGACCGATGGAGTGCTGGACTCAAGGGAACCGTAGCGGCGTTCTGCTGCTTTGCAGTGGCGTCGGTTATGAGGTGCACCTGACGGAGCGGCATCAGCAGAACCTCTCTGCTGACAGCGATCTGAACCTGTGGATCCATCAGGTGCAGAGGGAGGACGGCAGCAGCCTGTATGGCTTTCCCCTCCGTCAGGAGCGGGATCTCTTCCGGCTGCTGATCAGCGTCAGCGGTGTTGGTCCCCAGGCCGGTCTGGCCCTGATGCAGGAATGCAAGCCCCAGGAACTGGTGGAAGCGATCAGCAGCGGAGATCTGCGTCGCTTGTGCAAGGCGCAGGGCATCGGCAAACGGACAGCCGAGCGCCTTGCCGTGGAACTCAGGGCCTCCATTGCGGCATTCGCGGGCGTTGATCCAGCTCCATCACTGGCTGAAGGGATCAGCTCTGAGCAGATGCCAGAAAGCGGGGCCGAGGTTGAAGCGACCCTGGCCATGCTGGGGTATGAGGACCTCGAAATTCGTCGCGCCATCCGTGCCATCGCCGAGGGTTCAGACGGCCCACCGCCTTCCGGAGATGACCAGGACGCCTGGCTGCGGATCTGCCTCCAATGGCTCAGTCGCGAATCGGCATAA
- a CDS encoding DMT family transporter: protein MAEPQNAQPWWNRESVRGSRALILSSLAFSLMTVCVKQLNSRLPVAEIVLSRALISIVLTAVGLRLAGVSPWGHRRGLLVARGLLGSLALLCFFEAIDQLPLASATVLQYTYPTFTAVAALLLLGEPLRRRISGAVLLGWIGVTLVVQPQWLTGTAQPAQLIPALIGIAGALMTALAYVSVRRLSETEHPLVIILYFPMISVPLTLPWVLHQGVWPIGNEWFWLLGVGVLTQLGQIWVTEGLRCLPAARATSINYVQVVFAACWGWLWFAESINAWQVGGGMLVLSATLISLSARN from the coding sequence ATGGCCGAACCGCAGAACGCACAACCCTGGTGGAACCGGGAATCGGTGCGGGGTAGCCGGGCCCTAATCCTCAGCTCCCTGGCCTTCAGCCTGATGACGGTCTGCGTTAAGCAACTGAACAGTCGTCTCCCGGTGGCGGAAATCGTGCTGAGCCGGGCCTTGATCAGCATCGTTCTGACTGCCGTGGGTCTGCGCCTCGCTGGGGTCTCCCCCTGGGGCCATCGACGGGGCCTGCTGGTGGCCCGTGGGTTATTGGGAAGCCTGGCTCTGCTCTGCTTCTTCGAAGCGATTGACCAACTGCCGCTCGCTTCAGCGACGGTGCTGCAATACACCTACCCCACGTTCACGGCCGTAGCGGCGCTGCTGCTGCTGGGCGAACCGCTGCGCCGACGCATCAGTGGAGCAGTTCTGCTGGGCTGGATCGGCGTCACGCTGGTGGTGCAACCCCAGTGGCTCACGGGGACAGCACAACCTGCACAGCTGATCCCTGCACTGATCGGCATTGCAGGTGCCCTGATGACCGCTCTGGCCTACGTCAGTGTGCGGCGGCTGTCGGAAACCGAACACCCGCTGGTGATCATCCTGTATTTCCCGATGATCTCGGTGCCCCTGACCCTGCCCTGGGTGCTGCATCAAGGGGTGTGGCCCATCGGCAACGAATGGTTTTGGCTCCTGGGGGTCGGCGTGCTGACCCAGCTGGGCCAGATCTGGGTGACCGAAGGATTGCGATGTCTGCCCGCCGCCCGAGCCACGTCGATCAACTACGTGCAAGTGGTCTTCGCCGCTTGCTGGGGCTGGCTCTGGTTTGCTGAATCGATCAATGCCTGGCAGGTGGGTGGGGGGATGCTGGTGCTGTCCGCAACCCTGATCAGCTTGTCGGCCCGAAATTAG